A genomic stretch from Candidatus Dormiibacterota bacterium includes:
- a CDS encoding flagellar FlbD family protein encodes MIQLIRLNGQAVMVNSDLIESLEETPDTVVTLTSGNKLIVRDRMAQVQQKIIDFKRKIYGPAE; translated from the coding sequence GTGATACAACTGATCCGCCTTAACGGGCAAGCCGTCATGGTAAACAGCGACCTCATCGAGTCGCTCGAGGAGACCCCCGATACCGTCGTGACGCTGACTTCCGGCAATAAACTGATCGTCCGCGACCGCATGGCGCAGGTCCAGCAGAAGATTATCGATTTCAAACGAAAGATTTACGGCCCCGCCGAGTAG
- a CDS encoding motility protein A produces MDIATIAGLILGFGAIFVAGYVGGTDPHIIFGRWEALFLIIGGTLGATLTSFPMRVFVRGFFGGFRTAFIEPNYHERDVISTLVSFAEKARREGLLALENEAAALDDEFMRKGIQLVIDGRDTEIIRRVLETEVSNTQEAGGKAEAVFTCLGGYSPTLGIIGTVLGLIGMLKGLSEMGNSSNVAGTIGVATAQAFVATFFGIMFANLLWLPLATKIKERNGELLLVREIMIEGILAIQAGDNPRLLEEKLLAFLDPKEREPDVEEGGAVAGEAGYSASSA; encoded by the coding sequence TTGGACATCGCGACCATAGCCGGCTTGATACTCGGGTTCGGCGCCATCTTTGTTGCCGGATACGTCGGCGGAACAGATCCTCACATCATCTTTGGACGATGGGAAGCTTTGTTTTTGATCATCGGCGGAACCCTCGGCGCCACGTTAACCTCTTTTCCCATGCGGGTTTTCGTGCGCGGGTTCTTTGGCGGTTTCCGCACGGCGTTCATCGAGCCCAACTATCACGAGCGCGACGTCATCTCGACGCTTGTTTCCTTTGCAGAGAAAGCTCGGCGCGAGGGGCTGCTGGCGCTGGAAAACGAGGCGGCGGCGCTCGACGATGAGTTCATGCGCAAAGGCATTCAACTGGTCATCGACGGCCGCGATACGGAGATCATTCGCCGCGTGCTCGAGACCGAGGTGAGCAACACGCAAGAAGCCGGCGGCAAGGCCGAAGCGGTCTTCACGTGCTTGGGCGGCTACTCGCCCACGCTGGGTATCATCGGAACAGTGCTCGGCTTGATCGGCATGCTCAAGGGCCTCTCCGAGATGGGCAACAGCAGCAACGTGGCCGGAACCATCGGCGTGGCAACCGCGCAAGCGTTCGTCGCGACGTTCTTCGGCATCATGTTTGCCAATCTGCTATGGTTGCCGCTCGCGACCAAGATCAAAGAGCGCAACGGCGAGTTGTTGCTGGTCCGCGAGATCATGATCGAGGGAATTCTCGCGATCCAAGCCGGCGACAATCCGCGCTTGCTCGAAGAAAAACTCCTCGCATTCCTGGACCCCAAGGAGCGCGAGCCGGATGTAGAAGAGGGCGGAGCCGTTGCAGGGGAGGCCGGTTACTCGGCCTCGTCGGCATAG